The DNA region TACAATTGAACGCTAATGAAACAATTTGAATGTAAAGGTTGTCAATTTAATGCTGAGCTCCCAGATTCTTTTGATTTTGAATATTACTATTGTCCTGAGTGTAGCAGTTCATATCAAAATAATAGATGGCTTACGAATGCAAACAGAAATGAATATTTCAATAATTATTATATTAAAATAGGAAAAATAGTTTCTGTTGGTAATAAAGAATTCATCGTATCTGGAATATTGCGTAAAAGAAATAGTGATCAATTTTATTGGACGGAATATATACTTACTCCTTTGGATTCGATAGAAGAAAATGTCTATTTTTCGGAATACGATGGGCATTGGATTATATTAAAAGAAGCAAAATCTGATGAGGAAGTTCTTACGTATACAAAAGGCAAACTTGATCCTAATAATCTAAGAAGGTATAGAAAATCTTCTGCAAAAGTGGATGAATGTAAAGCCTTTGGATTTTATGATTTTAATCCTAATGAAGATTATAGTTTAGAAGAGCATATAGAAGTTCCATATATATATTCAGTTGAGAAATATGAACAATCTTTACAGAAATTTATTGGCCAGCATATTACTCAAAAGGAGGTAAAAGAAATATTTCAGGTAACTAAATTGCCAAATAAAATAGGTATTGGTATTGTGCAGCCGTTTCTAATAGATATTAGAAATATGGCAGCCATTTTTCTCGCGGCAGCACTAATTATGTTTGCTGCGAATATTTTTACCTATAGAAATAGTACTGAATATCGTGTTTATGAGCAGCAATTAGATTTTAATAAAGGTAAAATATTTTTGACTAAACCTTTTACCTTGGCAGGTCCGACAGGGAATCTGGATTGTCATTTTTATTCATTAATTAGAAATAGTTGGGCAAGTTGTTTTATTACCTTGGTGAATGATGAAACGAAAGATAAAGTTTATTTATCTAAAGATATAGAGTACTATTATGGAACCGAAGGAGGAGAGTCGTGGACGGAAGGTTCTAATGCTGCGTCATCAAATATATGTGGAGTACAAGCAGGAACTTATCATTTAGAATTTGAAATTAGTAGAGAAGAAGTCCCCGTTGCAGATACATCAGCGACTCTTATTTCCTCTGAATTTAATGCAGGAACCAAAAGTTTTCCTGAAAATATACAAGTTAGTATTGATTGGAAAAAACCAAGCCTATGGAATGTAAACATGGTAGTTTTATTTTTACTTGGTATTTTGATTATCACTATAATTGTAAATGCCTCATTTGAAGAAAAAAGAAATCAGCAAAATTTTTGAATGTGAAAAAATTTATACTTAATAATAAGCTTGCGTTAGGGATTGCAATTATAGTTGTAACTATATTTATTTATGCAATCAATAACGGTATAAAACTTTGCGATTGTACATCAACAGAAAATGAAGGCGGCACTGGACGTAGCAGTGCACATGGATTTTATTACCATAAATAAAACTATTATGAATTATTTTTTCTTAGGACCTGTGATTAGTTCCATTATTTATTCTCTTGTAGGGCTTGCAATTTTATTATTAGGATATTGGATTATAGAAAGATTAACCCCCGAACAAACTTGGAAAGAAATATCTGAGAACAAAAATATAGCCTTGGCAATTATTATGGCATCTTTAATTATTGGCATTTCTATGATCATAAGTGCTGCGATACATGGATAAAATTAAGAAGGAACATTTGCTGATTTTTTCGGTGTTTATCATTTCTACCTGTGGATTGGTATATGAGTTAGTTGCTGGAGCATTAGCAAGTTATTTATTGGGAGACTCTGTAAGGCAATTCTCCTTTGTAATTGGAGTGTATCTTTTTTCTATGGGATTGGGGTCATATATATCCAAATATTTGAGGAAAAATATACTATCAACTTTTGTTGAAGTAGAGTTCCTTATTGGCATAGTTGGAGGCTTAAGTTCCACTTTACTATTTGTACTATTTGAGTATGTACAATTTTTTCAAGGCGTACTATATTTATTAGTTGTGCTCACTGGGATTTTTGTAGGATTAGAAATACCGTTATTAATGAATTTATTGAAGAATAAATTCAAATTTTCAGACTTGGTGTCTAATATATTCACATTTGACTATATCGGATCTTTGTTAGCTTCTATATTATTTCCTTTGGTATTGGTTCCTTTCTTAGGATTAATGCGAACCTCACTTTTCTTTGGGATGATTAATGTTTCTATTGCGTTATGGGTGGCATTTTCACTAAAGGAAGAATTAACTAAAGTACGATTTTTAAAAATTAGGGGAATTATTATCCTATGTATTTTAGCTATTTTTTTTATTTTTTCAAATAAGATATTACGCTTTTCTGAAAACAAATTATACGGAGAGGATATTATTTTTGCTCATTCGACGTCTTATCAGCGGATCGTGTTAACACA from Rhizosphaericola mali includes:
- a CDS encoding DUF350 domain-containing protein, with amino-acid sequence MNYFFLGPVISSIIYSLVGLAILLLGYWIIERLTPEQTWKEISENKNIALAIIMASLIIGISMIISAAIHG